In Phyllopteryx taeniolatus isolate TA_2022b chromosome 22, UOR_Ptae_1.2, whole genome shotgun sequence, the DNA window CACTGGACATATTTGACCTAAACGTATGTAAGGGTTGAACTACAGCCAGCCAATCCACCACGATGCATGAAAACTTGATTTCCCGTTCTCCGAACGATATATGTGCGGCAGGAGGTCCGTCGGTCAGCACGGGCGCCCCCAGCTCACATCAGTCGGCCGAGAGCGTGCAGCAGATGAAGAGGCTGATGGAGCAGGAGCTGAAGGCCGACAAGTTCAAATCCAACAATAACAGCAAGGGCTACGTGTTCACGCTCATGCCGTTGTACGCCATTGGGGTCGGGGTGTTTGCGGCGTACAAGTTTCTTAAGGTAGGCTCGAATTCAACGCCGATAACGCCAAATGAGTGAAATTCACCTTTCCACATTTACTGTTTCAGATTACAAATTGTCCGAATAACGGCTTCCCCTAATCTGCACGTCAGTAAATAAACATCCTGGCTCCCGTTTGCGGAAATGTGATCttaatatttttgtcttcatcAACAGATCAAGTCTTCAGATGACCAGGCACAAAAGGACAAATTTGCAAAAGGAGCCAAAAAATCGGCCGAAGCAGGTGTGTTTTGCATACGCTGGAATTTGCATTTGAATACCTTGCGTTTGTTTTACTCTGATATTTGCTTACggaaagtaattgaaatgtgtgggtgtgtttatttttcctgcAGAGAACCAGTTGAGCGAACTGGAACAAAGGCTCGCGCAAACAGAGAGGATGCTCAATTCCATTCTCATCCAGCTTGACCCGCTCACAAACTGGTGAGTGGTCCCATTTTGCTATTTATAGGTATATGTTTGAgaacaaaatgaacattttacgttacaaatattgtcatttggcgcatttatttgcagaaaatgaaaataaccatTGTTTTCCtgagtacagtatatgttgttttttttttataaaaacaagtttCCTTTCTTGCACTGTGGAACCATAAAAGTCAACTTCCAATGTTTTATGTTCATCactgttttcctctttggcatCACAAGTTGTGTAtagatgccataagatggtgACAAGGTACTTAAAGATTGAGAAACCATAAAgcttctagcatgtacacaaacatgactcatgttacataaacaaatTATCAGCagacaacacaaacaaagcaaattaGCATATTGGCCTAAATAACAAATATGCGGGGATTCTCTGTATAAATGCTCATCGTTGGAGGATGCCCGGCGGGATTTATACTCCGACAATGCTTTTCATGGCGACAATTGTAGAAGATGCCAAATCTACACTTATCTCTCCTCATCGGTCATCAGTGCCAAATCTGTGGCCCAGGATCAGAAGAACGAGATCTTGACCCAACTCCAGACCATCCGCTACCTTATGAAAAAAAGAGGAATGGACTGCCCGCCTTTGAACGGTGAGTGTGCCTCCAGACCTTGTTAAAGtgtcatgttaaaaaaacagtGTACAATTCAACTTGAGCGTCCACGTTGCGACACTTTGCGTCTCATTTGACTCTGTTGTTGGCGTCGACCACTTTGCGAAAGGTTCTCCCGGACGGAACGCGTGCAATTTACTCGCACATTGACTTGGATGCCACTGTGTTAGTATAGAGACGCGACAAAGTGCCCTTTAGTAACGATtcgattcaaatgtattgcggAAATACAAATGGAAAGTGTATGTTTAATATACATAACAAATCTGATTAGTTTTAGACAACCTTCACGggctttattgttatgttgcGACTACGAGCGCTCTCCCGATCATACTGTGCATACTAAATGTTCCTAGcttatgttgtgactactagctgctATTCGGTcaagataagttgagtgcagctggacgaagatagttgttttgttttctttctctctcactgCGATATAACGAAAGGGATTTTTGTCTGAGCTTCAGCGAGGGGTGACAACGCGTAagaccttttcctctctttgcgaagacttttctttcttttttgtaagaaaaacCCGCAAAGACAAGtgtgcttccttacttattctgtcaggaaaaagatttgccaaaacagttggTGTCAGCAGTGCACTTCAACAAGTAATAATAGTTTCTTTTAATAATGGAATATTAACTCATTCTCATGTTTGAATTTTGTATGAGAACATATTTAATAAGCGGTTTAATCATAATGAATTGACCACAACttgaatttaaaatatgtaaaatccTTTTTTACTCATAGTTTTGTAATGtgcaatgttacagtggctttaattctttttaaatcaagtgttgttaagtacagttcagttgtatttatctttaaagcgcacatttgcatttcatctttcacAACTGTTTTAAGATATTTTTTGGACAATCAAGAATTTTGATTTAACATTGCCGTTTACTATTTCTGACTTGTAGAGTCCTGCTTCGAGCAGAGTCTGGACCACCTCATCGAAACGCTGGGGGCCAGGGAGACGTCGCCGCACGCCGACAAAAGCTCGGAAAAGTCAGGAGGCGGCGACATGAAGGAACCTCTCCCGGAAAGATCGGAGGAGGAAACGGCGGAAGGGAACGCAGGCGACGccgaggaggaagacgaggaagCCGACGAAGAGGAGCGAacggaggaagaggaaggataCGAGGAGTTTGATGTCACGCCTTCGCTCGAGGACGCAAACCACGAGGATGGCGGCCAAGTGCGGCGGGCGTGCGGCCTCAGGCGGCGCATCGTTCCGGAATGAACACACTGCGGGCAGTAGCTTTCTGTATAGGATTATTTATTGTCTGAAAATTAGTCACAAAGTCCTTGTCTCGCCCTCcctctcaagaaaaaaaaatgtttcaatcaCTCAGTACACAGGGCCAGTTGTTTCTGATATAATGTAAGTGCAGTCTGTCCTCTGTTCCATCAGCAGCTGTTATtaaatgtgggagaaaaaaaaaaaaaaagatttagatGTGCCTTTTTAAAGTTGGGAGTGAACTGACTAACGCGAAATTTTAATTTTGGATTTAATCGCGTTTTTAAAATCTCATCGAACTGGAATTGTTTATAAAACCACGTGTCTATTATGGCAAAtacgatttttatttttattttaaccaatgcattttcatacaattttggtcatgtttaattaaaataatataaatatgttttgtaaatgattaaatgacatagtaaaggtaattacagtcccaaaaaaaaaagcgtattCCTTATTACTTTAAAGTCCTTTCAAATAAgttttaaaagtcaaaagtctcgctgcatgtttttgtgacttCCTTGCCTGCAAAATGTTATAGCATGgtataatctttaaaaaaaaaaaaaaaaagtgtgaactCGCAATTCATCTTGAATATTGTCACTGTCCTCCTTCCTCGTGCTTTATAATCGTTTGATACATCCAAAGTTTAATTGCCGTCATTCAGTTACTGTCCCTTACCTGGAattatatgaaaacaaaaatgttccttGTTTTTATCTTGTTTGGATTTTGTATGCGTTGCATTgcatttattgtctttttaaaaaaaaaaatctccttacTTTCTCCCAATATTCGTAGATTGTGGAAGTGGTGGGCTAAAACATATTTCTAAAGAAATAAATGGATAAAAGATTGACGGATGtgctatttattgattttttttgctcatgCCATATTTATTGGTAAAgttcacatttttatatttcatttagGCAAGTCATTTGAtgggtatataaaaaaaaaaaaaaggtgtaatggaattttttttaaaaacttttttaaaagaaatatacatacaaaaatgttgGGACGTTGGATTcacagtatttttgtgtgtgttgtttcattgctttttatttttaatgcagtgaAATATTGCAGAAAATATGAAATAGTACCATGGATATGAAACATTTTATATCCATCTCTTACCTTGAAATGTCAGATTGATGAAGGTTCTCATTATGTCCTGTAGATGGCGTTACAATAACAGGGAAATAGAAATGAAGCCTCAAAAATCTTATTAATCTCTGACCTTATGCTGTAGGAACAAATAATTCCTCCCTCATAGAGTTTCAGTTAATAACTCTATTCTACATGTAAAGGGaattttgaaatattaaacTCAGCGAGCACACATCATACCCTATCGGCATACTTTTGAAATGTGACCTAATTAGAGAAGTTCTGCCGGGTGAAATAAACCAAGTGCCTTCATCACAACTCCTAATTAGATATACAGCGTTTATTAATGACTTCCTCTCATTGCGGCATGGAAACCAAGTTGTGGGATTGGTCGCAAATTAGCTTCTCAATTAAGGAAGGCAACATTTAATCAGCTCAGTGTTCCTCCGCTGGGATTTTGGCCTAATTCCTTCCGAGTGGTCTGCTGTTCGCAGGATAAAGTCTTTGCATTATTGTGCCAGGTGCTTTTTGAATGGACGTTCACTAATCACGCTCGAGACGATCTCGA includes these proteins:
- the ccdc107 gene encoding coiled-coil domain-containing protein 107 yields the protein MVLSTSQQVALAFTAVLFTFVVLPKMFGVGTGAKETRLEPRYSRKGGPSVSTGAPSSHQSAESVQQMKRLMEQELKADKFKSNNNSKGYVFTLMPLYAIGVGVFAAYKFLKIKSSDDQAQKDKFAKGAKKSAEAENQLSELEQRLAQTERMLNSILIQLDPLTNCAKSVAQDQKNEILTQLQTIRYLMKKRGMDCPPLNESCFEQSLDHLIETLGARETSPHADKSSEKSGGGDMKEPLPERSEEETAEGNAGDAEEEDEEADEEERTEEEEGYEEFDVTPSLEDANHEDGGQVRRACGLRRRIVPE